One Onychostoma macrolepis isolate SWU-2019 chromosome 15, ASM1243209v1, whole genome shotgun sequence DNA segment encodes these proteins:
- the tbx2b gene encoding T-box transcription factor TBX2b produces the protein MRDPVFTGTAMAYHPFHAHRPTDFPMSAFLAAAQPSFFPALTLPPGALTKPIPDHTLSGAAEAGLHPALSHHHHAAHLRSLKSLEPEEEVEDDPKVTLEAKDLWDQFHKIGTEMVITKSGRRMFPPFKVRINGLDKKAKYILLMDIVAADDCRYKFHNSRWMVAGKADPEMPKRMYIHPDSPATGEQWMAKPVAFHKLKLTNNISDKHGFTILNSMHKYQPRFHIVRANDILKLPYSTFRTYVFPETDFIAVTAYQNDKITQLKIDNNPFAKGFRDTGNGRREKRKQLTLPSLRMYEDQCKVDRDGADSDASSSEPTTGRDAGHSPGPVSSPLRFNRSSRDEKTCTDSEQELDHQDERCGGSSSPGPEPPSPFRSRCEDRGRERERERERERPVLEKKDDYPDSRKSSDPIFSMRNLEKDKLENRPRKDTDLSKKDTENGGLSGSKDSFSPLMVQTESPSHFGAGHLQSLALSGLHSQQFFNPLNTGQPLLFHPGQFAMAPGAFSAMGMGHLLASVSGAGGLENGSLSAQGTGGTPSPFPFHLSQHMLASQGIPMATFGGLFPYPYTYMAAAAAAASALPANSNTASSLSRNPFLSSSTRPRLRFNPYQLPVSIPQSTNLLTTGLPSGLNPSSESSKCGSREASPVPDHKSGASQRNGSPKTTMKESINELQNIQRLVSGLESQRETSSPRDSPK, from the exons ATGAGAGATCCAGTTTTTACAGGGACTGCGATGGCTTACCACCCTTTCCACGCTCACCGGCCAACCGACTTTCCCATGTCAGCTTTTCTCGCGGCCGCGCAACCCTCCTTCTTCCCGGCGCTGACCTTGCCTCCCGGGGCTCTCACAAAGCCGATCCCGGACCATACCCTCTCCGGAGCCGCGGAGGCTGGGCTCCATCCGGCTCTGAGTCACCATCATCATGCAGCTCATCTTCGCAGTCTTAAAAGCCTGGAGCCAGAGGAAGAGGTTGAAGACGATCCAAAAGTCACACTGGAAGCGAAGGATCTATGGGACCAGTTCCACAAAATAGGAACAGAAATGGTTATTACGAAATCTGGCAG GAGAATGTTTCCACCTTTTAAAGTCCGCATCAATGGACTCGATAAAAAAGCCAAGTATATTCTATTAATGGATATTGTGGCTGCCGACGACTGCCGCTACAAGTTCCATAACTCTCGCTGGATGGTCGCGGGGAAGGCCGACCCGGAGATGCCAAAGCGAATGTATATACATCCGGATAGCCCAGCTACTGGGGAACAATGGATGGCTAAGCCTGTTGCTTTTCATAAACTGAAGCTAACCAACAACATTTCGGACAAACACGGATTT ACCATCCTGAATTCAATGCATAAATACCAGCCCAGGTTCCATATTGTGAGAGCCAACGATATTCTGAAGCTTCCGTACAGCACTTTCAGGACATATGTTTTTCCTGAGACCGATTTTATTGCTGTCACAGCTTATCAAAACGACAAG ATAACACAGCTGAAGATTGACAATAACCCCTTTGCCAAAGGCTTCAGAGACACAGGGAATGGAAGAAGGGAAAAAAG gaaacaaTTGACCCTTCCATCATTACGCATGTATGAGGATCAATGTAAAGTGGACCGTGATGGCGCGGACTCTGATGCTTCCTCAAGCGAACCTACAACCGGCAGAGATGCTGGTCATTCACCTGGACCGGTTTCCAGCCCACTTAGATTTAACCGGAGCAGCAGAG ACGAGAAAACATGCACTGACAGTGAGCAAGAATTGGACCACCAAGATGAGCGGTGTGGTGGCTCCAGCAGTCCTGGACCAGAGCCTCCATCTCCATTCAGGTCGAGATGTGAGGACCGGGGGCGGGAGCGAGAGCGGGAGCGGGAGAGGGAGAGGCCTGTTCTGGAGAAGAAAGACGATTATCCGGACTCCCGAAAATCAAGCGATCCCATATTTAGCATGAGAAACTTGGAGAAAGACAAACTAGAGAACAGGCCGAGGAAAGACACAGACTTGTCAAAGAAGGACACGGAAAACGGTGGTCTTAGCGGCAGTAAAGACAGCTTCTCTCCCCTAATGGTACAGACAGAGAGTCCTTCACATTTTGGGGCAGGGCACCTTCAGAGTTTGGCGCTTTCCGGCCTACACAGTCAACAGTTCTTTAACCCACTAAACACCGGACAACCTCTATTATTCCACCCCGGACAATTTGCAATGGCACCTGGAGCGTTTTCAGCCATGGGCATGGGACATCTATTGGCTTCAGTATCAGGAGCTGGTGGCCTGGAGAATGGAAGCCTGTCGGCCCAGGGAACTGGGGGCACCCCGAGTCCTTTTCCCTTTCATCTCTCTCAACACATGCTTGCCTCTCAG GGCATTCCGATGGCAACCTTCGGTGGACTTTTTCCGTACCCCTACACCTACATGGCCGCGGCAGCTGCAGCGGCCTCCGCCCTTCCCGCGAACAGCAACACGGCCTCCTCGCTCTCAAGGAACCCGTTCTTGAGCAGCTCCACTCGCCCTCGCCTGCGATTCAACCCTTACCAGCTCCCCGTGTCGATCCCTCAAAGCACAAACCTGCTCACCACCGGATTGCCAAGCGGCCTAAACCCCTCATCCGAATCGTCTAAATGCGGTAGCAGGGAAGCGAGTCCTGTGCCTGATCACAAATCGGGGGCGAGTCAAAGAAACGGCTCACCTAAAACAACAATGAAGGAATCCATCAATGAACTTCAGAACATTCAGAGACTAGTGAGCGGCCTTGAGAGTCAGCGGGAGACTTCCTCACCTAGGGATTCGCCCAAGTGA